A section of the Pedobacter sp. HDW13 genome encodes:
- a CDS encoding Pycsar system effector family protein: MNYKQLQEDAARHVSHYFQTHNDPRLVYHNFAHTEEVVNAAQQIANHYQLSEQDFFVVTVAAYFHDTGYFEDALNHEAKGAEMADHFLEKNGVSADVREGVKSAILATKIPQQPTNQTDKILCDADLFHLGLPDFRKKGKLMHKEVELIYKKDISKTEWRQKDIQFMESHHYLTDYASLLLSDQKQANIAKLKSKLTAQEEISTELAETENFAPEVVTGKKKKDKDDRPDKGIETMFRITSANNQRLSDMADNKAHILITVNSIMLSLIVSLLLRRLEDHGNLIIPTFILLLVSLTCVVVSILSTRPSIPKGEFTKEDMDNKKVNLLFFGNFYKMSLPSYTEGMIKVMNDKDFLYGTLITDVYSQGVVLGRKYKLIRLAYNIFMWGLIAAVFAFVIAYAAYGKL; this comes from the coding sequence ATGAACTATAAACAATTGCAGGAAGATGCAGCCCGGCATGTTAGCCATTACTTCCAAACCCATAACGATCCGAGGTTGGTTTACCACAATTTTGCACACACCGAAGAAGTGGTTAATGCGGCGCAGCAAATTGCCAACCATTACCAGCTAAGTGAGCAGGATTTCTTCGTGGTAACCGTAGCAGCTTACTTTCACGATACCGGTTATTTTGAAGATGCATTAAACCACGAAGCAAAAGGGGCTGAAATGGCCGATCATTTTTTGGAGAAAAATGGGGTAAGTGCAGATGTGCGTGAGGGTGTTAAAAGTGCTATTTTAGCCACAAAAATTCCTCAGCAACCAACCAACCAAACCGATAAAATTCTTTGCGATGCAGATCTTTTCCACCTTGGACTGCCCGATTTTCGAAAAAAAGGAAAGTTAATGCACAAAGAAGTAGAACTGATTTACAAAAAAGACATCAGCAAAACCGAATGGCGCCAAAAAGATATCCAATTTATGGAATCGCACCATTACCTTACCGATTATGCAAGCCTGTTGTTAAGCGATCAGAAACAGGCAAACATCGCTAAATTAAAAAGTAAGCTTACTGCCCAGGAAGAAATCAGCACTGAGCTGGCCGAGACCGAAAATTTTGCACCCGAAGTAGTAACCGGAAAGAAAAAGAAAGATAAAGACGACAGGCCTGATAAAGGTATCGAAACCATGTTCCGTATTACCTCGGCCAACAACCAACGCCTTAGCGATATGGCGGATAATAAAGCACACATACTGATTACCGTAAACTCCATTATGCTTTCGCTAATTGTGAGTTTGCTGCTACGCAGGCTCGAAGATCATGGCAATCTGATTATTCCCACTTTTATTTTACTATTAGTTAGTTTAACCTGTGTGGTGGTTTCTATTCTATCTACCCGTCCATCTATCCCAAAAGGAGAATTTACCAAAGAAGATATGGACAATAAAAAAGTGAACCTGCTGTTTTTTGGTAACTTTTATAAAATGAGTTTGCCCAGTTATACAGAAGGAATGATTAAGGTAATGAACGATAAAGACTTTTTATACGGCACCCTAATTACCGATGTGTACTCGCAGGGTGTGGTTTTGGGCCGTAAATATAAACTCATTCGCCTGGCCTACAATATTTTTATGTGGGGCTTAATTGCCGCAGTATTTGCATTCGTTATTGCTTACGCAGCTTACGGTAAACTTTAA
- a CDS encoding AAA family ATPase, with amino-acid sequence MWTFSENKNWEYLETQFDWVKRMNGVEQDKRYHTEGDVAIHTQMVLAALQNKADFKALPAQEQEILWTAALLHDVEKYSTTVFEPDGSITSNGHARKGAQFARKLLYLDGKVPFAIREQVVGLVRYHGFPIWLFEKPDPLKALVKVSMEVNTQWLALLASADMLGRICIDQEDMLYRIACFEEFCKEHQCWGQARQFISGEAKIHYLQHEDSYLDYVPFEQPLAEVVLMSGLPGAGKDTFIKQHYGDWPVISLDAIRVKWGIKATDKAGNGRVIQEAKEQARVYLRKQQPFVWNATNITGQMRVQLIELFNTYKAKVRLVYIEVPHQLLSQQNKNRDAVVPAMVLEKLVHKLEVPAPWEAHEVIYQIK; translated from the coding sequence ATGTGGACCTTTAGCGAAAATAAAAACTGGGAATACCTCGAAACACAGTTCGACTGGGTGAAACGGATGAATGGTGTAGAGCAGGATAAACGTTATCATACCGAAGGCGATGTAGCCATACATACGCAAATGGTTTTGGCTGCCTTGCAAAATAAAGCTGATTTTAAAGCCTTACCGGCTCAGGAGCAGGAAATTTTGTGGACAGCAGCGCTGTTGCACGATGTAGAGAAGTACAGTACAACGGTTTTTGAACCCGATGGAAGCATCACCTCCAACGGGCACGCACGTAAAGGTGCGCAGTTTGCCCGTAAACTACTGTATTTAGATGGTAAAGTGCCTTTCGCCATTCGCGAGCAGGTTGTTGGCCTGGTGCGTTACCATGGTTTTCCGATCTGGTTGTTCGAAAAGCCCGATCCGCTAAAAGCTTTGGTAAAAGTAAGCATGGAAGTAAATACCCAATGGCTGGCTTTACTGGCAAGCGCCGATATGCTTGGCCGTATCTGCATTGATCAGGAAGATATGTTATACCGGATAGCCTGTTTCGAAGAATTTTGTAAAGAGCACCAATGTTGGGGGCAGGCACGCCAGTTTATCTCTGGTGAAGCCAAAATACATTATTTGCAGCACGAAGACAGCTATCTGGATTATGTACCTTTTGAGCAGCCATTGGCCGAGGTGGTTTTAATGAGTGGTCTTCCCGGTGCAGGGAAAGATACTTTTATTAAGCAGCATTATGGCGATTGGCCGGTTATTTCATTAGATGCCATCCGTGTAAAATGGGGCATTAAAGCAACTGATAAGGCTGGTAATGGCAGGGTAATACAAGAGGCCAAAGAACAAGCTCGGGTGTACCTGCGCAAGCAGCAGCCTTTTGTGTGGAATGCAACCAATATTACCGGGCAAATGCGTGTGCAGTTAATAGAGCTTTTTAATACCTACAAAGCCAAAGTGCGCCTGGTGTATATCGAAGTGCCGCATCAGTTGTTATCGCAGCAGAACAAAAACCGCGATGCTGTGGTGCCTGCTATGGTTTTAGAGAAACTGGTACATAAGTTGGAAGTACCGGCTCCCTGGGAAGCACATGAAGTAATTTACCAGATTAAATAA